In the bacterium genome, GCTATACCTACCGCAGGGGCGAGGGCTTGCTTCCTCTCGTGGAGGCGTTTGCCCGCGGGATGGGCACCCCCCTCGATCAGGACACGCTTCACTATCTTTCCCACATTCTGGTCGAAATTGCGGTGGACTACGCCATTTACGCCGACGATGGAACGGTGCCCCGCGTGCTGCGGCACTCGCAGGAGGGCATGAGCGAGGGCCAGTGGGCGGAATATCACCAGGCGCTTTCGGCCCTGTATGAATGTGCGCCGGACAAGGTGGCCCGGGCCAGGGGCGGCGCCTCCAATTTTTACGGCGCGGTCAACGACTTCGGGTACCTGTTTCTCACCGGGAGGACCAAGATCGTGCTGCGCAAGCTGGCGCTTCCCTTCAGCGAGGAAAATACGCAGCGCACCGAGGAGTTGATTCTTCGCGCTGCGGAGCGGGTTTCCGATTACATGGATTTTATTGATGCCTCGGTGGGGGCGCTCTCCGACCGGAGTACCTGGGGCGGGGAGGCACCCCTGGAGAGCGGCGCTTCCTGAGGGATGCCCCCCACTTTATTTTCGGGCAAAAAAAGGGCCCCGAAGGGCCCCGAACCCTAACCCCAGCGCTGGATAAAATGGGGGGGATGATCCAAGCACAGTGGCTTGAGTTCCCCTCTAACCTAATCCCCCATCCCGGTTTTCCCTATGAACCGCGACACACCAGGGGTGTGAAATAGTTCACACTTGGCGATTTTATGCCCCTTGGGGCGAAAAATCCCTAATTCCCGTAACGTTTCTTGTAAAAGTCGATCTGTTTTTGCATTTCCGCTTTGCTCAGTCCCTTTCGCCAGGCGTGTAGCCCGCCCGTGACGAAGCGCTGTCCGATGCCGGGCGAGAGTTCCTCCTTAATGAGACAGACAAAAAAAACAAGGGGAAGCGCAATGCCTCCCCTTGTGGTGGTAGGTTTTTCGCTCTGCGCTAGTTGACCGCGTCCTTCAGTCCAGCTCCAGCCTTGAATTTGGGCACCTTGGCGGCTTTCACCTGAATGGGTTCTCCCGTGCGGGGGTTCCGTGCCGTCCGGGCAGCCCGCTGGGAGACGCTGAAGGTGCCAAATCCCGTCAAGGTGACCTTGTTTCCTTTTCGGAGGGAGCCGGTGATCGTGGAGATGAATGCATTGACTATCGTTTCGGCTCCGGATTTGCTCATGTCGGTTGCGGACGCGATGGCATCCACCAGTTCTGCTTTATTCATGGGAATTACTCTTTCCTGGCCTGTATTTCCGGGCCAAAGGGCGGCAATTGCGAAAAGGCAAAGCAGCGAAAAAGGGCGGAAAACAAAAGACTTTCGGGCGGGATAACTATCTGCTGAAGAGAAGTGTAGCGCATCGAATGCCGGGCCGCAACAGAAAATATCGTGAATTTGACGATATACCGAGGGATTCAGGGGATCGGGCGGTGCCACAAGCGGGGCCGATCCACCATCTGATCGTAGGAAAACAGGGCCACCCCGTCCGCCCGCGCGCGCTCGGCAGCCCGCCACTGGGCCCACAGCGGCACGGGATTTCCCCCGAAAAGCCAGGCGCCGAGGCCGATGACGACCGGCGCCTGGTCGTGGACCAAGCTCTCGGGCAGCGCCGGCCGCGCGGCCAACGCCGCGCGCATCATGTGGGCGGCCAGGGCCGTATCCCGCGAGTAGACCATGACGAGCACCTTGTCCAGCATCCCCTTGCGGAGCCAACTCCGCCAGTCCTGAAAGGCGATCAGGTAGGCGCGCTCGGCCCAGGGAAGCACGGCGGCCGACAGGACGGCATCCGGCTGCACATCGCGGATGGCAGAGCGCACCGCGGAAACGGTGCGGGTCACCTGCTCGCGCCGCCAATCGTCCCAGGCCCGATGATCCGCCGCAGAGACCTTTGCGCCCGCCCGTGGCGCCTTCCTTCCGGTTTCCGCCGCGAAGCGCGCGATGGATTCTCTCCCGTAGCCGAAGTCCAGCCGGGGCGAGAAGCGCGAACCCGGCGAGATGGGCAGTGCATAGGGGTAGCGGATGAAGTCGAGGTGGATTCCAGCCAGGCGGGGGTAGCCGCGGACGAGCTCCCGGGCGATGTCGGCGATTCTTCTGCGGACACCCGGATGGGCGGGGTCGAGAAAAATCC is a window encoding:
- a CDS encoding HU family DNA-binding protein codes for the protein MNKAELVDAIASATDMSKSGAETIVNAFISTITGSLRKGNKVTLTGFGTFSVSQRAARTARNPRTGEPIQVKAAKVPKFKAGAGLKDAVN
- a CDS encoding family 10 glycosylhydrolase: IFLDPAHPGVRRRIADIARELVRGYPRLAGIHLDFIRYPYALPISPGSRFSPRLDFGYGRESIARFAAETGRKAPRAGAKVSAADHRAWDDWRREQVTRTVSAVRSAIRDVQPDAVLSAAVLPWAERAYLIAFQDWRSWLRKGMLDKVLVMVYSRDTALAAHMMRAALAARPALPESLVHDQAPVVIGLGAWLFGGNPVPLWAQWRAAERARADGVALFSYDQMVDRPRLWHRPIP